In Panthera tigris isolate Pti1 chromosome C1, P.tigris_Pti1_mat1.1, whole genome shotgun sequence, the following proteins share a genomic window:
- the HNRNPA3 gene encoding heterogeneous nuclear ribonucleoprotein A3 isoform X1 has product MEVKPPPGRPQPDSGRRRRRRGEEGHDPKEPEQLRKLFIGGLSFETTDDSLREHFEKWGTLTDCVVMRDPQTKRSRGFGFVTYSCVEEVDAAMCARPHKVDGRVVEPKRAVSREDSVKPGAHLTVKKIFVGGIKEDTEEYNLRDYFEKYGKIETIEVMEDRQSGKKRGFAFVTFDDHDTVDKIVVQKYHTINGHNCEVKKALSKQEMQSAGSQRGRGGGSGNFMGRGGNFGGGGNFGRGGNFGGRGGYGGGGGGSRGSYGGGDGGYNGFGGDGGNYGGGPGYSSRGGYGGGGPGYGNQGGGYGGGGGGYDGYNEGGNFGGGNYGGGGNYNDFGNYSGQQQSNYGPMKGGSFGGRSSGSPYGGGYGSGGGSGGYGSRRF; this is encoded by the exons ATGGAGGTAAAACCGCCGCCCGGTCGCCCCCAGCCCGACTCcggccgtcgccgccgccgccggggggAGGAG GGCCATGATCCAAAGGAACCAGAGCAGTTGAGAAAACTGTTTATTGGTGGTTTGAGCTTTGAAACTACAGATGATAGTTTaagagaacattttgaaaaatggggCACACTTACAGATTGTGTG GTGATGAGAGACCCCCAAACAAAACGTTCCAGGGGTTTTGGTTTTGTGACTTACTCTTGTGTGGAGGAGGTGGATGCAGCAATGTGTGCTCGACCACACAAGGTTGATGGGCGTGTAGTGGAACCAAAGAGAGCTGTTTCTAGAGAG GATTCTGTAAAGCCTGGTGCCCATCTAACTGTGAAGAAAATTTTTGTCGGTGGtattaaagaagatacagaagaatataATTTGAGAGACTACTTTGAAAAATATGGCAAGATTGAAACCATAGAAGTTATGGAGGACAGGCAgagtggaaaaaagagaggatTTGCTTTTGTAACTTTTGATGATCATGATACAGTTGATAAAATTGTTG ttcagAAATACCACACTATTAATGGGCATAATTGTGAAGTGAAAAAGGCCCTTTCTAAACAAGAAATGCAGTCTGCTGGATCTCAAAGAG GTCGTGGAGGTGGATCTGGCAACTTTATGGGTCGTGGAGGAAACTTTGGAGGTGGTGGTAACTTTGGCCGCGGTGGAAACTTTGGTGGAAGAG GAGGCtatggtggtggaggtggtggcagCAGAGGTAGTTATGGAGGAGGTGATGGTGGATATAATGGATTTGGAGGTGATG gtggcaACTATGGTGGTGGTCCTGGTTATAGTAGCAGAGGAGGCTATGGTGGAGGTGGACCAGGATATGGAAACCAAGGAGGTGGATATGGTGGCGGTGGTGGAGGATATGATGGTTACAATGAAGGAGGAAATTTTGGAGGTG GTAACTATGGTGGTGGTGGGAACTATAATGATTTTGGAAATTATAGTGGACAACAGCAATCAAATTATGGACCCATGAAGGGGGGCAGTTTTGGTGGAAGAAGCTCGGGCAGTCCCTATGGTG GTGGTTATGGATCTGGTGGTGGAAGTGGTGGATATGGTAGCAGAAGGTTCtaa
- the HNRNPA3 gene encoding heterogeneous nuclear ribonucleoprotein A3 isoform X2 — translation MEVKPPPGRPQPDSGRRRRRRGEEGHDPKEPEQLRKLFIGGLSFETTDDSLREHFEKWGTLTDCVVMRDPQTKRSRGFGFVTYSCVEEVDAAMCARPHKVDGRVVEPKRAVSREDSVKPGAHLTVKKIFVGGIKEDTEEYNLRDYFEKYGKIETIEVMEDRQSGKKRGFAFVTFDDHDTVDKIVVQKYHTINGHNCEVKKALSKQEMQSAGSQRGRGGGSGNFMGRGGNFGGGGNFGRGGNFGGRGGYGGGGGGSRGSYGGGDGGYNGFGGDGGNYGGGPGYSSRGGYGGGGPGYGNQGGGYGGGGGGYDGYNEGGNFGGNYGGGGNYNDFGNYSGQQQSNYGPMKGGSFGGRSSGSPYGGGYGSGGGSGGYGSRRF, via the exons ATGGAGGTAAAACCGCCGCCCGGTCGCCCCCAGCCCGACTCcggccgtcgccgccgccgccggggggAGGAG GGCCATGATCCAAAGGAACCAGAGCAGTTGAGAAAACTGTTTATTGGTGGTTTGAGCTTTGAAACTACAGATGATAGTTTaagagaacattttgaaaaatggggCACACTTACAGATTGTGTG GTGATGAGAGACCCCCAAACAAAACGTTCCAGGGGTTTTGGTTTTGTGACTTACTCTTGTGTGGAGGAGGTGGATGCAGCAATGTGTGCTCGACCACACAAGGTTGATGGGCGTGTAGTGGAACCAAAGAGAGCTGTTTCTAGAGAG GATTCTGTAAAGCCTGGTGCCCATCTAACTGTGAAGAAAATTTTTGTCGGTGGtattaaagaagatacagaagaatataATTTGAGAGACTACTTTGAAAAATATGGCAAGATTGAAACCATAGAAGTTATGGAGGACAGGCAgagtggaaaaaagagaggatTTGCTTTTGTAACTTTTGATGATCATGATACAGTTGATAAAATTGTTG ttcagAAATACCACACTATTAATGGGCATAATTGTGAAGTGAAAAAGGCCCTTTCTAAACAAGAAATGCAGTCTGCTGGATCTCAAAGAG GTCGTGGAGGTGGATCTGGCAACTTTATGGGTCGTGGAGGAAACTTTGGAGGTGGTGGTAACTTTGGCCGCGGTGGAAACTTTGGTGGAAGAG GAGGCtatggtggtggaggtggtggcagCAGAGGTAGTTATGGAGGAGGTGATGGTGGATATAATGGATTTGGAGGTGATG gtggcaACTATGGTGGTGGTCCTGGTTATAGTAGCAGAGGAGGCTATGGTGGAGGTGGACCAGGATATGGAAACCAAGGAGGTGGATATGGTGGCGGTGGTGGAGGATATGATGGTTACAATGAAGGAGGAAATTTTGGAG GTAACTATGGTGGTGGTGGGAACTATAATGATTTTGGAAATTATAGTGGACAACAGCAATCAAATTATGGACCCATGAAGGGGGGCAGTTTTGGTGGAAGAAGCTCGGGCAGTCCCTATGGTG GTGGTTATGGATCTGGTGGTGGAAGTGGTGGATATGGTAGCAGAAGGTTCtaa
- the HNRNPA3 gene encoding heterogeneous nuclear ribonucleoprotein A3 isoform X3: MEGHDPKEPEQLRKLFIGGLSFETTDDSLREHFEKWGTLTDCVVMRDPQTKRSRGFGFVTYSCVEEVDAAMCARPHKVDGRVVEPKRAVSREDSVKPGAHLTVKKIFVGGIKEDTEEYNLRDYFEKYGKIETIEVMEDRQSGKKRGFAFVTFDDHDTVDKIVVQKYHTINGHNCEVKKALSKQEMQSAGSQRGRGGGSGNFMGRGGNFGGGGNFGRGGNFGGRGGYGGGGGGSRGSYGGGDGGYNGFGGDGGNYGGGPGYSSRGGYGGGGPGYGNQGGGYGGGGGGYDGYNEGGNFGGGNYGGGGNYNDFGNYSGQQQSNYGPMKGGSFGGRSSGSPYGGGYGSGGGSGGYGSRRF, from the exons ATGGAG GGCCATGATCCAAAGGAACCAGAGCAGTTGAGAAAACTGTTTATTGGTGGTTTGAGCTTTGAAACTACAGATGATAGTTTaagagaacattttgaaaaatggggCACACTTACAGATTGTGTG GTGATGAGAGACCCCCAAACAAAACGTTCCAGGGGTTTTGGTTTTGTGACTTACTCTTGTGTGGAGGAGGTGGATGCAGCAATGTGTGCTCGACCACACAAGGTTGATGGGCGTGTAGTGGAACCAAAGAGAGCTGTTTCTAGAGAG GATTCTGTAAAGCCTGGTGCCCATCTAACTGTGAAGAAAATTTTTGTCGGTGGtattaaagaagatacagaagaatataATTTGAGAGACTACTTTGAAAAATATGGCAAGATTGAAACCATAGAAGTTATGGAGGACAGGCAgagtggaaaaaagagaggatTTGCTTTTGTAACTTTTGATGATCATGATACAGTTGATAAAATTGTTG ttcagAAATACCACACTATTAATGGGCATAATTGTGAAGTGAAAAAGGCCCTTTCTAAACAAGAAATGCAGTCTGCTGGATCTCAAAGAG GTCGTGGAGGTGGATCTGGCAACTTTATGGGTCGTGGAGGAAACTTTGGAGGTGGTGGTAACTTTGGCCGCGGTGGAAACTTTGGTGGAAGAG GAGGCtatggtggtggaggtggtggcagCAGAGGTAGTTATGGAGGAGGTGATGGTGGATATAATGGATTTGGAGGTGATG gtggcaACTATGGTGGTGGTCCTGGTTATAGTAGCAGAGGAGGCTATGGTGGAGGTGGACCAGGATATGGAAACCAAGGAGGTGGATATGGTGGCGGTGGTGGAGGATATGATGGTTACAATGAAGGAGGAAATTTTGGAGGTG GTAACTATGGTGGTGGTGGGAACTATAATGATTTTGGAAATTATAGTGGACAACAGCAATCAAATTATGGACCCATGAAGGGGGGCAGTTTTGGTGGAAGAAGCTCGGGCAGTCCCTATGGTG GTGGTTATGGATCTGGTGGTGGAAGTGGTGGATATGGTAGCAGAAGGTTCtaa
- the NFE2L2 gene encoding nuclear factor erythroid 2-related factor 2 isoform X1, giving the protein MMDLELPPPGLPSQQDMDLIDILWRQDIDLGVSREVFDFSQRRKEHELEKQKKLEKERQEQLQKEQEKAFFAQLQLDEETGEFLPIQPAQHIPSETSGSANYSQVAHIPKPDALYFDDCMQLLAETFPFVDDNEVSSAAFQSLVPDIPSQIENPVFIAPNQAQSPQTLVTQSVIADLDNMQQDFEQVWEELLSIPELQCLNIQNDKLVETSTVPSPETKMTEIDNNYHFYSSMPSLEKEVGNCSPHFLSAFEDSFSSILSTEDSSQLTVNSLNSDATINTDFGDEFYSAFIAEPSSSNSMPSSATLSQSLSELLNGPIDVSDLSLCKAFNQNHPESTEFNDSDSGISLNTSPGLASPEHSVESSVYGDTPLGFSDSEMEEIDSAPGSVKQNGPKTQPVQSSGDTVRPLSPSPGHSAPVRDAQCENTPKKELPVSPGHRKTPFTKDKHSSRLEAHLTRDELRAKALHIPFPVEKIINLPVDDFNEMMSKEQFNEAQLALIRDIRRRGKNKVAAQNCRKRKLENIVELEQDLDHLKDEKEKLLREKGENDKSLHLLKKQLSTLYLEVFSMLRDEDGKPYSPSEYSLQQTRDGNVFLVPKSKKPDVKKN; this is encoded by the exons gacATGGATTTGATTGACATACTTTGGAGGCAAGATATAGATCTCGGGGTAAGTCGAGAGGTATTTGACTTCAGTCAACGACGGAAGGAACATGagctggaaaaacagaaaaaacttgaaaaggaaagacaagaacAACTCCAAAAGGAGCAAGAGAAAGCCTTCTTTGCTCAGTTACAACTAGATGAAGAGACAGGTGAATTCCTCCCAATTCAGCCTGCCCAACACATCCCATCAGAAACCAGTGGATCTGCCAACTACTCCCAG GTTGCCCACATTCCCAAACCAGATGCTCTGTACTTCGATGACTGCATGCAGCTTTTGGCAGAGACATTCCCATTTGTAGATGACAATGAG GTTTCTTCAGCTGCGTTTCAGTCACTTGTTCCTGATATTCCCAGCCAAATCGAGAACCCCGTCTTCATTGCTCCTAATCAGGCTCAGTCACCTCAGACTCTTGTCACTCAGTCAGTCATTGCTGATTTAGACAATATGCAGCAGGACTTTGAGCAAGTTTGGGAGGAGCTACTGTCCATTCCAGAATTACAG TGTCTTAATATTCAAAATGACAAGTTGGTTGAGACTAGCACGGTCCCAAGTCCAGAAACCAAAATGACAGAAATTGACAACAATTATCATTTCTACTCATCGATGCCCTCACTGGAAAAGGAAGTAGGTAACTGCAGTCCACATTTTCTCAGTGCTTTTGAGGATTCCTTCAGCAGCATCCTCTCCACAGAAGATTCCAGCCAGTTGACCGTGAACTCATTAAATTCAGATGCCACAATAAACACTGATTTTGGTGATGAATTTTATTCTGCTTTCATAGCAGAACCCAGTAGCAGCAATAGCATGCCCTCCTCGGCTACTTTAAGCCAGTCACTCTCTGAACTTCTTAATGGGCCCATTGATGTTTCTGATCTATCACTTTGTAAAGCCTTCAACCAAAACCACCCTGAAAGCACAGAATTCAATGACTCTGACTCTGGCATTTCGCTGAACACGAGTCCTGGCCTGGCATCACCAGAACACTCAGTGGAGTCTTCTGTCTATGGAGACACACCGCTTGGCTTCAGTGATTCTGAAATGGAAGAGATAGATAGTGCCCCTGGGAGTGTCAAACAGAATGGTCCTAAAACACAACCCGTACAGTCTTCTGGAGATACAGTCCGACCTCTGTCACCATCCCCAGGGCACAGTGCTCCAGTGCGTGATGCCCAGTGTGAAAACACGCCCAAGAAAGAATTGCCTGTAAGTCCCGGTCATCGAAAAACCCCATTCACAAAAGACAAACATTCAAGCCGCTTGGAGGCTCATCTCACAAGAGATGAGTTAAGGGCCAAAGCTCTCCACATCCCATTCCCTGTTGAAAAGATCATTAACCTCCCTGTTGATGACTTCAATGAGATGATGTCCAAGGAACAATTCAACGAAGCTCAACTGGCATTAATTCGAGATATACGCAGGCGGGGTAAGAATAAAGTGGCTGCTCAGaactgcagaaaaagaaaactggaaaatatagtGGAACTGGAACAAGATTTGGAtcatttgaaagatgaaaaagaaaaattgctcaGAGAAAAGGGCGAGAATGACAAAAGCCTGCATCTACTGAAAAAACAGCTTAGCACCCTGTATCTTGAAGTCTTCAGCATGTTACGTGATGAAGATGGAAAACCTTACTCTCCTAGTGAATACTCCCTGCAGCAAACAAGAGATGGCAATGTGTTCCTTGTGCCCAAGAGTAAGAAGCCAGATGTGAAGAAAAACTAG
- the NFE2L2 gene encoding nuclear factor erythroid 2-related factor 2 isoform X2, whose product MDLIDILWRQDIDLGVSREVFDFSQRRKEHELEKQKKLEKERQEQLQKEQEKAFFAQLQLDEETGEFLPIQPAQHIPSETSGSANYSQVAHIPKPDALYFDDCMQLLAETFPFVDDNEVSSAAFQSLVPDIPSQIENPVFIAPNQAQSPQTLVTQSVIADLDNMQQDFEQVWEELLSIPELQCLNIQNDKLVETSTVPSPETKMTEIDNNYHFYSSMPSLEKEVGNCSPHFLSAFEDSFSSILSTEDSSQLTVNSLNSDATINTDFGDEFYSAFIAEPSSSNSMPSSATLSQSLSELLNGPIDVSDLSLCKAFNQNHPESTEFNDSDSGISLNTSPGLASPEHSVESSVYGDTPLGFSDSEMEEIDSAPGSVKQNGPKTQPVQSSGDTVRPLSPSPGHSAPVRDAQCENTPKKELPVSPGHRKTPFTKDKHSSRLEAHLTRDELRAKALHIPFPVEKIINLPVDDFNEMMSKEQFNEAQLALIRDIRRRGKNKVAAQNCRKRKLENIVELEQDLDHLKDEKEKLLREKGENDKSLHLLKKQLSTLYLEVFSMLRDEDGKPYSPSEYSLQQTRDGNVFLVPKSKKPDVKKN is encoded by the exons ATGGATTTGATTGACATACTTTGGAGGCAAGATATAGATCTCGGGGTAAGTCGAGAGGTATTTGACTTCAGTCAACGACGGAAGGAACATGagctggaaaaacagaaaaaacttgaaaaggaaagacaagaacAACTCCAAAAGGAGCAAGAGAAAGCCTTCTTTGCTCAGTTACAACTAGATGAAGAGACAGGTGAATTCCTCCCAATTCAGCCTGCCCAACACATCCCATCAGAAACCAGTGGATCTGCCAACTACTCCCAG GTTGCCCACATTCCCAAACCAGATGCTCTGTACTTCGATGACTGCATGCAGCTTTTGGCAGAGACATTCCCATTTGTAGATGACAATGAG GTTTCTTCAGCTGCGTTTCAGTCACTTGTTCCTGATATTCCCAGCCAAATCGAGAACCCCGTCTTCATTGCTCCTAATCAGGCTCAGTCACCTCAGACTCTTGTCACTCAGTCAGTCATTGCTGATTTAGACAATATGCAGCAGGACTTTGAGCAAGTTTGGGAGGAGCTACTGTCCATTCCAGAATTACAG TGTCTTAATATTCAAAATGACAAGTTGGTTGAGACTAGCACGGTCCCAAGTCCAGAAACCAAAATGACAGAAATTGACAACAATTATCATTTCTACTCATCGATGCCCTCACTGGAAAAGGAAGTAGGTAACTGCAGTCCACATTTTCTCAGTGCTTTTGAGGATTCCTTCAGCAGCATCCTCTCCACAGAAGATTCCAGCCAGTTGACCGTGAACTCATTAAATTCAGATGCCACAATAAACACTGATTTTGGTGATGAATTTTATTCTGCTTTCATAGCAGAACCCAGTAGCAGCAATAGCATGCCCTCCTCGGCTACTTTAAGCCAGTCACTCTCTGAACTTCTTAATGGGCCCATTGATGTTTCTGATCTATCACTTTGTAAAGCCTTCAACCAAAACCACCCTGAAAGCACAGAATTCAATGACTCTGACTCTGGCATTTCGCTGAACACGAGTCCTGGCCTGGCATCACCAGAACACTCAGTGGAGTCTTCTGTCTATGGAGACACACCGCTTGGCTTCAGTGATTCTGAAATGGAAGAGATAGATAGTGCCCCTGGGAGTGTCAAACAGAATGGTCCTAAAACACAACCCGTACAGTCTTCTGGAGATACAGTCCGACCTCTGTCACCATCCCCAGGGCACAGTGCTCCAGTGCGTGATGCCCAGTGTGAAAACACGCCCAAGAAAGAATTGCCTGTAAGTCCCGGTCATCGAAAAACCCCATTCACAAAAGACAAACATTCAAGCCGCTTGGAGGCTCATCTCACAAGAGATGAGTTAAGGGCCAAAGCTCTCCACATCCCATTCCCTGTTGAAAAGATCATTAACCTCCCTGTTGATGACTTCAATGAGATGATGTCCAAGGAACAATTCAACGAAGCTCAACTGGCATTAATTCGAGATATACGCAGGCGGGGTAAGAATAAAGTGGCTGCTCAGaactgcagaaaaagaaaactggaaaatatagtGGAACTGGAACAAGATTTGGAtcatttgaaagatgaaaaagaaaaattgctcaGAGAAAAGGGCGAGAATGACAAAAGCCTGCATCTACTGAAAAAACAGCTTAGCACCCTGTATCTTGAAGTCTTCAGCATGTTACGTGATGAAGATGGAAAACCTTACTCTCCTAGTGAATACTCCCTGCAGCAAACAAGAGATGGCAATGTGTTCCTTGTGCCCAAGAGTAAGAAGCCAGATGTGAAGAAAAACTAG